One Vicia villosa cultivar HV-30 ecotype Madison, WI linkage group LG5, Vvil1.0, whole genome shotgun sequence genomic window, GCAAGTtgaactaaattaatttattttgtttgttttttattcttcttcttcaaaaatgAACTATTTTTTGTATAGTTTGAGTCCCTTAAAATGACATCATACTATGCTTGTAGCCGTGAAAGACataacttcaattcgctcaaagTCAAATATTTCTTTCATAGTTAGGCAAGATGAATTAAAGGATAGTTAGTTAGAAATTAATTCTCTAAATAATACAAATTATAGTATCTTATCTAACAAAAAAATTTGTACCTACAACAAAATCTTTTCCTATAAATATTGGACCTTACTTCTCCAAATTATTCATCAACTAAATACATTTCTCATTTAAAATTGCAATCAACAGTTTCTCTCGTAACTACACAATGAAATCAAACAATACTATTGCGTCCATTATAATTCTCTGCATTAATCTTATTTTTGCTTCAACCCTTGTCTCTTCCACTCCAAATCCTAAGACACCACCAACTCATCCCAAAACACCACCTCCTCCATCAAAACTCCCACCAAGTCAAATGACACCACCACCCCATCTCATGACACCACCACCTATGGTACCTCCTTCCGTGCAACCTTCTACACCCCCACCAACTATGACGATCGCACCACCTTGTCCTACTACACCACCACCTACAACAAATCCATCCGCACCCCCTTCAAATCCTATGACAACACCTCCCATAGTCTCTCCTTCCACACCACCGCCAAGTCCTACGGCAACACCCCCTATGATCTCTCCTTCCACACCACCACCAAGATATTTGACACCCCCGCCTAAGATAACTCCTACGACGTCACCTACTTGTCAAATAGGAAGATTGAGTGTTTGTGCCAATGTGTTGAATGTTGTGAACGTAGGGATTGGACGAGATACTAAGCCTTGTTGCAACCTCATCAATGGTCTTATTGATCTCGA contains:
- the LOC131607346 gene encoding lipid transfer protein EARLI 1-like, which encodes MKSNNTIASIIILCINLIFASTLVSSTPNPKTPPTHPKTPPPPSKLPPSQMTPPPHLMTPPPMVPPSVQPSTPPPTMTIAPPCPTTPPPTTNPSAPPSNPMTTPPIVSPSTPPPSPTATPPMISPSTPPPRYLTPPPKITPTTSPTCQIGRLSVCANVLNVVNVGIGRDTKPCCNLINGLIDLEASICLCAALKANILGIIIIDLNIPLQLILNRCGRQMPTNFKCSR